One segment of Scleropages formosus chromosome 23, fSclFor1.1, whole genome shotgun sequence DNA contains the following:
- the edn1 gene encoding endothelin-1: MDPHLVFTLLSLMFAGFFYRASLVTPSSSLDRHTRLKRCSCATFLDKECVYFCHLDIIWVNTPERIVSYGLGNARASRTRRSRAQQHSTRCLCANTRDHTCAAFCILVKSLRTPTR; the protein is encoded by the exons ATGGACCCGCATCTTGTTTTTACTCTGCTGTCGCTGATGTTTGCAGGCTTTTTCTACCGGG CGTCTTTGGTCACCCCCTCCAGCTCCCTAGATCGCCACACCAGGTTGAAGAGATGTTCTTGTGCCACCTTCCtggacaaagagtgtgtgtacTTCTGTCACCTGGACATCATCTGGGTCAACACACCTGA GCGCATCGTCTCCTATGGACTGGGCAATGCTCGCGCTTCCAGGACAAGGCGCTCACGCGCCCAACAGCACAGCACACGCTGCCTGTGCGCGAACACAAGGGATCACACCTGCGCAGCGTTCTGCATCTTGGTGAAATCATTGAG GACCCCCACTCGCTGA
- the hivep1 gene encoding zinc finger protein 40, translated as MPRTKQNHPKNLKDKIEEAQKELKDPRIAQKGIVERGCRHGEIKGLKRKKVIGENQLKKVPKSPVKKAPETKTCGAVAPGTSCQEDTACCSFTRAPSPSSLGFPERNGDTDGVPQERHRPPEGQPVTNEVTVSPICKRPMQTGVSVGQQQSLPLRDAGEGSDGGMGSFGMKGEWNSQAGAASPSHSSASLEVLLKAMESDFSSLTEKETSFCVTPFGKTGAIPGAQSTVQGAAAKPAVSYGINSQPVVMQPEFSMRRLRYHNPQTTQAVVQAAEPATSLQYRPVEVTTESSQPNSQVTLQMTHHREKLGVKHLYGMMPATSLPHTPVPSGHKALPQSQPLVYTCQSVSASVPSAVQVPVTPGYNQVQMATIVNPGMEPICNTSVKDQKPKKQGKYVCEYCNRACAKPSVLLKHKRSHTGERPYPCLTCDFSFKTKSNLYKHKKSHAHAIKLGKVAQPDAGSRALSQESDKGLSAHSDVEESADSDKESVADLDADSSQSSSRVLSESSLQSTHDSQGEVEFPVVAVNNQVASEPKVTAALPKVVVHPVNVSPLRADSPRVVEGTSDLATTQRQRDLQAVNMRANVMTLSSLKEVDCASPRQGAVSEDEEQQCKSPPGGGHAQLQRQQATDFSQQQQGKCLLSPRSLGSTDSGYFSRSESADQAMSPPSPFVKITPPTDMEQTSKNLLHSPSTVVSTVMQATSEKLPTIQGQMRPPLETKALSLEEHISKLISDNEAVVDDKQLDSVKPRRTSLSRRGSIDSPKSYIFKDSFQFDLKPMGRRSSSSSDIPKSPFTPTDKSKQVFLLSVPSQYPSMDCLPITRSNSMPTTPGFSALPIKAAPQPHPLRICQSFDDKIAPANDDVFTSTPPTPNPSVHARTLVRQIAIEDSSSAEGHGLSSARSMDEGYHGSNVYADSLQRSKSFEQGAAQERNKKPHQNKGTMYECETCRNRYRKLENFENHKKFYCSELHAPKSKSIPVREMDPDHSLRSIQQPQVFHQRTIGVSGLMEQVSAVRKRRKMKSVGDDDDQSPTDTSPPSSGSFDSSHISKDIHSGLFSQHPTVVDLQATGSLPQIPHVQLIARSTETSDSRLSPIREAQISVNSKERGDLQRQGSVTSVIRHTNSLSRPNSFETSESIDKSSPVDILERETQSVTKTITESHSETTPVKNLCVSVEKPVTEQHGDSLSAPPKNGTSAQRLVRQNNIQVPEILVTEEPDREQDSQGHEPEKHVETFSWPQRSESLSKLPTEKLPPKKKRIRLAQMEHSSGESSVESTLSCTLSRDSSLSRGSSVSASFDRDDLSRSDSPVRGGECIGKLIDFQGLPLAANTLGVPDSRVMRRAASEQISCSQPSVEITTDYRSKSFDCGTASPTRSMSPLENVLPKSTQAATGAQVPLIERRRGPLVRQMSLKIGPENQQQVVKPAMAVHRVPSANVVPPHPQRPATRPIISQPLIPHQVSPVEALQQSSAPIVQSINLGSQTHQPPIYGLPHPWHQTSRVTCQSMQQSLVQDVPGMWDPQSNSTDSQDKKIFVPKYQLKYSVLNASPTYSLPGTQAMQISPSVNRAPVNSETVAVSEPTDGVQNACATPQNQQTAHLPASIVLPMCLPGTSASYSWAGVTPLPQILVTHEQLSTSSTVAYHSHSSAVLSTGSDVNSPPDRPPVSTSPQLPCSLPVENVTNENNIQQVTRPDSLHYPQKVSPMALYPQQEPAASSKRMLSPANSLDIAMEKHQKRVKDEHGAACLTDGRSLTYLNSKMVEVTRQRKLILVRQVCTTEPADSPLGSDGGQQDQEKPKSEKTHTLDSERCDSSKMMVPEAVEPVAVIEASREAACPVSTSALHVPLGHAATLPAKSPLKSQGMCEEMKSVGKSPVRSVGFHGQVKHASSVSVVNARDTHRLSFPSLKTATTFTWCYLMKRKPLHIPQTDQRISAYSSWSVSTNNPNPLGLPTKVVMSLFDSKQTTKKTLYTQSVTTSVKSDILTYSSKLKDSMPKVLIPQTSKSKEATCKMKSDAQSRTEADRESSSSKTEPRRVKIFDGGYKSNEEYVYVRGRGRGKYICEECGIRCKKPSMLRKHIRTHSDVRPYHCADCNFSFKTKGNLTKHMKSKAHSKKCMEMGMSASPAADPDTEDSGDRSQTGAEHPGSEGEESDGPEEEDNDVEEDDEEDSQADSSLSATPSVSASPQHVPADGPPSALLAQMSLSCISLPSSSPPLPAVSTSDCHTSDTESVPMMSPVSPCRQMSIEYPDSELPLSPPGQLAAKPSQEVSSTSPKQMSEVGVPVDRGTQTSLPPCSAYLPPGSLHFLPQSQIPEGGAGAATHLFSHLPLHSQQPSRTPYSMVPVGGIQLVPSGLAAYSTFVPVQAGPVQLTIPAVSVIHRNSSPVPTPGPKSPPRVEAGPEPVSGGVLPCLPLGQVGVAGLQTLAAPQAVQPLGVEALTLMGLANAGMPSTPLLPQPGLAINAVGLQVLAASPAPQGSPTPQAHLPSLQILNFTLPALIPSLSPVPPASKAAGLTETLSARLCQGEPGSTTATPPGTAAVQQVSQEATCDTRLSGRPCCEDSGSGNTAEPYEERPPPPSCQFPDAQERGAQRAPSGRANTPGTARPKVTVHYNDASSDDEDRLVIAT; from the exons ATAAAATAGAAGAGGCACAGAAAGAACTTAAAGATCCCAGAATTGCCCAGAAAG GTATTGTTGAGAGAGGCTGCAGGCATGGAGAAATTAAGGGCTTGAAGCGGAAGAAGGTTATTGGGGAAAACCAGCTGAAGAAGGTTCCCAAGTCACCGGTGAAAAAGGCCCCAGAGACTAAGACTTGTGGAGCAGTGGCCCCTGGGACCTCGTGCCAAGAGGACACAGCCTGCTGTTCTTTCACAAGAGCTCCCTCCCCAAGTTCCCTCGGCTTCCCCGAGCGAAATGGGGACACGGATGGTGTTCCACAAGAACGCCACCGCCCCCCTGAGGGACAGCCAGTGACAAACGAGGTCACGGTGTCCCCCATTTGCAAGAGGCCAATGCAGACAGGAGTGTCTGTTGGCCAGCAGCAGTCTTTGCCCCTGCGTGATGCAGGCGAGGGCAGCGATGGTGGTATGGGAAGCTTTGGGATGAAAGGAGAATGGAATAGCCAGGCTGGTGCGGCATCCCCCTCGCACTCCAGTGCCTCGCTAGAGGTCTTGCTCAAGGCCATGGAATCAGACTTCAGCTCCTTAACTGAGAAGGAAACCTCCTTTTGTGTGACACCCTTCGGGAAGACGGGAGCAATTCCTGGAGCGCAGTCCACGGTACAAGGTGCTGCCGCCAAGCCAGCTGTCAGCTATGGAATTAACTCTCAGCCTGTTGTGATGCAGCCAGAGTTTTCTATGAGACGGCTGCGCTACCATAATCCCCAGACTACACAGGCGGTTGTGCAAGCTGCGGAACCAGCTACATCGCTGCAATACCGGCCTGTGGAAGTTACAACGGAGAGTAGCCAGCCAAACTCGCAAGTCACACTGCAGATGACCCACCATCGGGAGAAGCTTGGTGTTAAGCATCTGTACGGAATGATGCCAGCAACTTCCCTGCCTCACACACCAGTTCCCTCTGGCCACAAGGCTCTGCCTCAAAGTCAGCCGCTGGTCTACACCTGCCAGTCAGTCTCAGCCAGTGTTCCCAGTGCAGTTCAGGTCCCAGTTACACCAGGGTACAACCAAGTACAGATGGCAACTATTGTGAACCCAGGTATGGAGCCAATTTGCAATACTTCTGTTAAGGATCAGAAACCCAAGAAGCAAGGGAAATATGTGTGTGAGTATTGTAACCGGGCGTGTGCGAAACCCAGCGTGCTATTAAAACACAAACGGTCCCACACAGGGGAACGGCCCTACCCTTGTCTAACTTGCGACTTTTCCTTTAAAACAAAGAGTAACCTGTACAAGCATAAGAAGTCCCATGCACACGCCATCAAACTGGGGAAGGTGGCACAGCCTGACGCGGGGAGCAGGGCCTTGTCCCAGGAGTCCGACAAGGGTCTTAGTGCGCACTCGGATGTGGAAGAGAGTGCTGACAGTGATAAAGAAAGCGTAGCTGACTTGGACGCAGACTCATCGCAGAGCAGCAGTAGAGTTCTGTCCGAGAGCAGCTTGCAGAGCACGCATGATAGCCAAGGCGAGGTCGAGTTCCCTGTAGTTGCTGTAAACAATCAGGTGGCTTCGGAGCCTAAAGTGACAGCTGCTTTGCCAAAGGTTGTTGTCCATCCTGTGAATGTGTCCCCACTACGCGCCGACAGTCCCAGGGTTGTAGAGGGTACCTCAGATCTTGCCACAACCCAGAGGCAGAGGGATCTCCAGGCAGTGAACATGAGAGCTAACGTCATGACCCTGTCTTCCTTGAAGGAGGTGGACTGCGCAAGCCCACGGCAGGGAGCAGTAAGTGAAGATGAGGAGCAGCAATGCAAGTCACCTCCTGGTGGTGGGCATGCTCAGCTGCAAAGACAGCAGGCGACTGACTTCTCCCAGCAGCAGCAAGGCAAGTGTCTGCTGAGCCCCCGCAGTTTGGGGAGTACAGACTCTGGTTACTTCTCACGATCGGAAAGTGCAGACCAAGCAATGAGTCCTCCAAGCCCATTTGTCAAAATCACCCCACCAACAGACATGGAACAGACATCCAAAAACCTGCTCCACAGCCCTAGCACAGTGGTGTCGACTGTTATGCAGGCCACCAGCGAGAAACTCCCCACTATACAGGGACAGATGCGTCCACCTCTGGAGACTAAAGCGCTATCGCTTGAGGAACATATTTCAAAGTTGATTTCGGACAACGAAGCGGTAGTTGACGATAAACAGCTGGACAGTGTCAAGCCCAGGAGGACTTCTCTGTCCAGACGAGGAAGCATAGACTCCCCCAAGTCCTACATATTCAAGGATTCCTTTCAGTTTGACCTTAAACCAATGGGCAGGAGGTCAAGTTCCAGTTCTGACATACCAAAATCCCCATTTACGCCCACGGATAAATCTAAACAGGTATTCCTCCTGTCTGTCCCTTCTCAGTATCCATCTATGGACTGTTTACCAATAACGAGGAGTAACTCGATGCCTACAACACCTGGATTTTCCGCTCTTCCAATCAAGGCTGCACCTCAGCCCCACCCTCTGCGCATCTGTCAGTCGTTTGATGACAAAATCGCTCCTGCCAATGACGATGTGTTTACATCCACCCCTCCAACCCCCAACCCATCAGTGCATGCCCGCACCCTTGTAAGGCAGATTGCAATTGAAGATTCCTCTTCAGCTGAAGGACACGGGCTTTCCTCTGCCAGGTCCATGGATGAGGGCTACCATGGCTCTAATGTCTATGCTGATTCTCTGCAGAGAAGCAAGTcctttgaacaaggtgctgcacaggagagaaataaaaagcCCCACCAAAACAAAGGCACCATGTATGAGTGCGAGACGTGTCGCAACCGATACAGAAAActtgaaaattttgaaaatcacAAAAAGTTTTACTGCTCTGAGCTTCATGCGCCAAAAAGTAAGTCCATACCTGTCAGAGAGATGGATCCTGACCACAGTCTCCGGAGCATCCAACAGCCTCAAGTGTTTCACCAGAGGACAATAGGGGTATCAGGCTTAATGGAGCAGGTTTCAGCAGtcagaaaaagaaggaaaatgaaaagtgtAGGAGATGATGATGACCAGTCCCCAACAGACACCAGTCCTCCTTCTTCTGGAAGTTTTGATTCATCCCATATTTCCAAAGACATCCATAGTGGGCTCTTTTCTCAGCATCCTACTGTAGTGGATCTGCAGGCTACCGGCAGTTTGCCACAAATCCCCCACGTGCAACTGATAGCTAGAAGCACCGAAACATCAGATTCGAGACTTTCTCCTATCAGGGAGGCACAAATTAGTGTCAATAGTAAAGAGAGGGGAGACCTACAGAGGCAAGGCAGCGTTACATCTGTCATTCGACACACAAACTCTTTGAGTAGGCCTAATTCTTTCGAGACATCGGAATCAATTGATAAGTCTTCACCTGTTGATATTTTGGAAAGAGAAACCCAGAGTGTAACTAAAACCATAACTGAAAGCCACTCTGAGACAACACCTGTAAAGAACCTCTGCGTTAGTGTAGAAAAGCCTGTGACAGAGCAACATGGAGATTCCCTATCAGCACCACCAAAGAATGGCACTTCAGCACAGCGACTGGTACGACAAAACAATATCCAGGTGCCAGAAATTTTGGTAACAGAGGAACCTGACAGAGAACAAGACAGCCAAGGGCATGAGCCAGAAAAACATGTGGAAACATTCAGCTGGCCACAGAGGAGTGAAAGTCTCTCCAAGCTGCCCACTGAGAAGCTGCCCCCTAAAAAGAAGAGGATACGACTTGCTCAAATGGAGCATTCCTCTGGTGAGTCCAGTGTTGAGTCCACCTTGTCCTGTACCCTTAGCAGAGACAGTAGTTTGTCTCGTGGTTCCAGTGTATCTGCTTCTTTTGACAGGGATGACTTGTCCAGATCGGACAGTCCAGTGAGGGGAGGAGAATGTATTGGGAAATTGATAGACTTTCAGGGATTGCCTTTAGCTGCTAATACTCTCGGAGTTCCTGATTCGAGGGTAATGAGGCGAGCTGCATCAGAGCAGATCAGCTGCAGTCAACCCTCTGTGGAAATTACTACAGACTACCGCAGTAaatcttttgactgtggaaCAGCATCACCCACCAGGTCCATGTCACCACTGGAGAATGTCTTACCAAAGAGTACACAAGCAGCCACAGGGGCCCAAGTGCCTCTCATTGAAAGGAGGAGGGGGCCCCTTGTTCGTCAAATGTCCTTAAAAATTGGACCAGAGAATCAGCAGCAAGTGGTTAAGCCGGCTATGGCTGTCCATAGGGTTCCATCTGCAAATGTagttcctcctcatcctcaaaGGCCGGCCACCAGGCCCATTATTTCTCAGCCTCTTATTCCACACCAAGTTAGTCCTGTCGAAGCCCTTCAGCAATCCAGTGCACCCATAGTCCAGAGTATTAACTTGGGAAGCCAAACTCACCAACCCCCAATTTATGGTCTTCCACACCCCTGGCATCAGACCTCCAGGGTAACATGCCAAAGTATGCAACAGTCCTTAGTCCAGGATGTGCCAGGTATGTGGGATCCTCAGAGCAACTCTACTGACTCACAGGACAAGAAAATCTTTGTGCCCAAGTACCAGCTGAAGTACTCTGTCCTAAACGCAAGCCCAACATACTCTCTCCCAGGCACTCAGGCGATGCAGATCAGTCCGTCTGTCAACAGGGCTCCCGTGAACAGCGAGACTGTTGCTGTGTCAGAGCCAACAGATGGAGTTCAGAATGCATGTGCAACTCCACAGAATCAACAGACTGCTCATCTGCCAGCATCCATTGTGTTGCCCATGTGCCTTCCAGGCACTTCGGCCTCATACAGTTGGGCAGGTGTCACCCCTTTGCCACAGATCCTAGTTACCCACGAACAGTTAAGCACTTCCTCCACTGTAGCTTATCACAGTCACTCCTCTGCAGTACTCTCCACTGGCAGTGATGTCAACAGTCCTCCAGACAGGCCACCAGTCTCTACTAGTCCCCAATTACCCTGCAGCTTACCTGTAGAGAACGTGACCAATGAGAATAACATCCAACAAGTAACAAGACCAGATAGCTTGCATTACCCTCAGAAGGTGTCACCTATGGCCCTATATCCACAACAGGAGCCAGCAGCCTCCAGCAAGCGGATGTTGTCCCCCGCTAACAGCCTGGACATTGCAATGGAGAAGCACCAGAAACGAGTGAAGGATGAACATGGTGCTGCTTGCCTTACTGATGGCAGATCACTTACTTACTTAAACTCCAAGATGGTTGAAGTAACAAGGCAGCGAAAACTGATTTTAGTCAGACAGGTCTGCACCACCGAGCCAGCAGACAGCCCACTAGGTTCTGATGGTGGTCAGCAGGATCAAGAGAAACCAAAATCTGAGAAGACCCACACATTGGATTCTGAAAGATGTGACAGCTCAAAGATGATGGTTCCCGAAGCTGTAGAACCTGTTGCTGTAATCGAAGCCTCCAGAGAGGCAGCCTGTCCAGTGTCGACCTCTGCGTTGCACGTACCTCTGGGCCATGCTGCTACTTTGCCAGCAAAATCCCCACTGAAGTCACAAGGCATGTGTGAGGAGATGAAGTCCGTAGGCAAATCTCCCGTGAGATCAGTGGGCTTTCATGGACAAGTGAAACATGCCTCTTCAGTGTCAGTGGTCAATGCAAGAGATACCCATCGTCTGTCTTTTCCCAGCCTAAAAACTGCGACCACCTTCACTTGGTGTTACCTTATGAAGAGAAAGCCTCTCCACATTCCCCAGACGGATCAACGCATCTCTGCCTACTCCAGCTGGTCTGTCAGTACTAACAACCCAAACCCACTAGGCCTACCCACTAAGGTGGTGATGTCCTTATTTGACTCCAAACAAACGACTAAGAAAACCCTCTACACTCAGTCCGTAACAACAAGTGTGAAATCTGACATCTTGACATATTCCAGTAAGCTGAAGGACAGCATGCCCAAG GTCTTAATTCCTCAGACATCAAAATCTAAGGAGGCCACATGCAAAATGAAATCGGATGCCCAGTCCAGGACTGAGGCAGACAGAGAGTCATCCTCTTCCAAGACGGAGCCGAGACGGGTCAAGATATTTGACGGCGG GTACAAGTCCAACGAGGagtatgtgtatgtgcgtgGGCGGGGCAGAGGGAAGTACATCTGTGAGGAGTGCGGCATCCGCTGCAAAAAGCCCAGCATGCTGCGCAAGCACATCCGCACGCACAGTGATGTTCGACCATATCACTGTGCAGACTGCAACTTTTCCTTCAAGACCAAAG GGAACCTGACCAAGCACATGAAGTCCAAGGCCCACAGCAAGAAGTGCATGGAGATGGGCATGTCTGCGAGCCCAGCAGCGGACCCAGACACGGAGGACTCGG GGGACCGTAGCCAGACAGGAGCAGAACATCCTGGATCTGAGGGGGAGGAGTCAGACGGACCTGAGGAGGAGGACAATGACGTAGAGGAGGACGATGAAGAAGACAGCCAAGCTGACTCCAGCCTTTCTGCCACGCCCTCTGTCTCTGCCAGTCCGCAGCATGTCCCAGCAGACGGCCCGCCCAGTGCCCTGTTggcccagatgtccctgtcctgCATCTCTCTCCCATCCAGCAGCCCCCCTCTACCTGCAGTCTCCACCAGCGACTGCCACACATCAGACACAGAGTCGGTGCCCATGATGAGTCCTGTCTCACCGTGCAGGCAGATGTCCATCGAATATCCGGACTCCGAGCTGCCCCTGAGCCCCCCAGGCCAGCTGGCGGCCAAGCCCAGCCAG GAGGTCTCATCTACCTCCCCCAAGCAGATGAGTGAAGTGGGTGTCCCAGTGGACCGCGGAACCCAGACCAGCCTCCCACCGTGCTCTGCCTACCTGCCCCCGGGCTCCCTCCACTTCTTGCCCCAGAGCCAGATCCCGGAGGGCGGGGCAGGCGCAGCTACGCACCTCTTCAGCCACCTGCCGCTGCATTCCCAGCAGCCGTCTCGCACCCCCTATAGCATGGTCCCCGTGGGTGGCATCCAGTTGGTGCCTAGTGGCCTCGCGGCATACTCCACCTTCGTGCCCGTGCAGGCCGGCCCGGTGCAGCTCACCATCCCTGCAGTGTCTGTTATCCATCGCAATAGCAGCCCTGTACCCACACCTGGCCCGAAGAGCCCCCCCCGGGTGGAGGCTGGCCCGGAGCCCGTCAGCGGTGGCGTCCTGCCCTGTTTGCCCTTGGGGCAGGTGGGTGTGGCTGGCCTGCAGACCCTCGCGGCGCCCCAGGCCGTACAGCCTTTGGGGGTGGAAGCGCTCACCCTCATGGGCCTGGCCAACGCGGGAATGCCCTCGACGCCGCTCCTTCCGCAGCCTGGCCTCGCCATCAACGCTGTGGGCCTACAGGTGCTGGCTGCCAGTCCTGCCCCTCAAGGTAGCCCGACTCCCCAGGCTCACCTACCCAGCCTGCAGATCCTCAACTTCACGCTGCCTGCCCTCATTCCCTCGCTAAGCCCCGTTCCGCCCGCCTCCAAAGCTGCGGGGCTCACAGAGACGTTGAGTGCCAGGCTTTGCCAGGGAGAGCCTGGCAGCACTACGGCGACACCCCCTGGCACTGCCGCAGTCCAGCAGGTCTCCCAGGAGGCCACTTGTGACACGCGGCTCAGCGGGAGGCCCTGTTGTGAGGACAGTGGCTCGGGGAATACCGCCGAGCCGTACGAGGAAAGGCCACCGCCGCCCTCCTGCCAGTTTCCAGATGCCCAGGAAAGAGGTGCGCAGAGAGCGCCATCGGGCCGAGCGAACACGCCAGGAACGGCCCGGCCAAAGGTCACCGTCCACTACAACGACGCTTCGAGCGACGATGAGGACAGACTGGTCATTGCCACCTGA